In Chloracidobacterium sp., one genomic interval encodes:
- the nrdR gene encoding transcriptional repressor NrdR, translating into MRCPFCDHIEDKVVDSREARDGDSIRRRRECLNCGRRFTSYERIDEIPFMVIKKNGEREHFDRNKVLSGLLRASEKRPISTTQLEKIADEVEKCVQDSADRELPVSEVGKIIMRRLKTLDKVAYVRFASVYLEFADVSEFMDELKTLIRARDKAPKGKTKRKK; encoded by the coding sequence ATGCGTTGCCCTTTTTGCGATCACATTGAAGATAAGGTCGTCGATTCACGCGAGGCAAGGGACGGCGACTCGATCCGCCGCCGCCGCGAATGCCTGAATTGCGGCCGCCGCTTCACATCATATGAGCGTATCGATGAGATACCGTTCATGGTCATTAAAAAGAACGGCGAGCGCGAGCATTTCGACCGGAACAAGGTCCTTAGCGGCTTGCTGCGGGCTTCTGAAAAACGCCCGATCTCAACCACTCAGCTCGAAAAGATCGCGGACGAGGTAGAAAAGTGCGTCCAAGATTCTGCCGACCGCGAGCTTCCGGTCAGCGAGGTCGGCAAAATAATAATGCGGCGGCTCAAAACCCTCGACAAGGTCGCCTACGTTCGTTTTGCGTCCGTCTATCTTGAGTTCGCCGATGTTTCGGAGTTCATGGACGAGCTGAAAACCTTGATCCGTGCTCGCGACAAAGCGCCGAAAGGAAAAACAAAACGCAAGAAGTAA
- a CDS encoding flippase-like domain-containing protein encodes MAVTAVLLWYFGRNLDWDEVRQSLRAADPFQLFAAAAIISLGYFLRAVRWQVLLRPITASDIRDLFATTTVGFAAIFLIGRAGEILRPMWLPMLDKRVRPSAALVTIGMERVFDLASLISFFSISLIWFNMREGHETEYASIRTVGNLLLLGVVCFIIFLLIYSWRSQQLIAWFSRICERLPIPDRLSRVMISLMKQLASSIKVLRSWRELFWASFWTLALWFAISVPTYLVMLAFGLPYSFVDSIFVMGVASMGSLVPTPGGAAGAFHAATAGSLLLLGTDREKAAAVSIIMHLVYFAPALVFGLYYLFHGDISVEKFRSLLSGEHAVEEIESDSPSLAV; translated from the coding sequence TTGGCCGTCACAGCAGTATTGCTGTGGTATTTCGGCCGTAATCTTGATTGGGATGAGGTTCGACAGAGCCTTCGAGCCGCCGATCCGTTTCAGTTGTTTGCTGCCGCGGCGATCATTTCGCTCGGCTATTTTTTGCGTGCCGTGCGATGGCAGGTGCTCCTCCGGCCTATCACTGCATCGGATATCAGAGACCTTTTCGCAACGACCACGGTCGGTTTTGCCGCGATCTTCCTCATCGGCCGAGCGGGCGAGATCTTACGCCCGATGTGGCTGCCGATGCTCGATAAGCGTGTTCGCCCAAGTGCCGCCTTGGTAACGATCGGCATGGAGCGTGTGTTCGACCTCGCATCGCTCATATCATTCTTTTCGATCAGCCTTATCTGGTTCAATATGCGCGAGGGTCACGAGACGGAGTACGCATCGATCCGAACCGTCGGCAACCTGCTGCTGCTCGGTGTGGTTTGTTTCATCATTTTCCTTTTGATCTACTCGTGGAGATCGCAGCAATTGATCGCGTGGTTCTCGCGGATATGCGAAAGGCTGCCGATACCGGACAGGCTCAGCCGCGTGATGATCAGTTTGATGAAGCAGCTTGCAAGCTCGATCAAAGTGCTCAGAAGCTGGCGTGAACTCTTCTGGGCATCATTCTGGACGCTCGCCCTTTGGTTCGCGATATCAGTGCCGACATATCTCGTGATGCTTGCGTTCGGCCTTCCGTATTCTTTTGTCGATTCGATCTTTGTGATGGGCGTTGCGTCGATGGGTTCGCTTGTGCCGACGCCCGGCGGCGCCGCGGGAGCGTTTCATGCTGCTACGGCCGGAAGCCTGCTCCTGCTCGGAACCGACCGCGAAAAAGCAGCGGCCGTCTCGATCATCATGCATCTGGTTTACTTTGCTCCCGCACTCGTTTTCGGTTTATATTACTTGTTCCACGGCGATATAAGCGTTGAGAAGTTCCGCAGCCTTTTGTCCGGCGAGCATGCGGTCGAGGAGATCGAGTCGGATTCGCCAAGCCTTGCCGTTTGA
- a CDS encoding sigma-70 family RNA polymerase sigma factor, whose translation MADINGAELVKRVRSGDGTAWEDIVTAYSRRIFNLAYRFTSNAEAAEDLTQEVFIRVYRSLDQYDAKQGDLSNWLMRLARNLIIDDYRHRARNPQNSMADAVDDHTYHLRAVGNSAQREMERKELAGQIQKGIDKLPEDLRTCVILRDIEELTYQEIVDLLQIPEGTVKSRINRGRIELAKILRRMRVVSI comes from the coding sequence GTGGCAGACATAAACGGCGCTGAACTTGTCAAGCGGGTTCGCTCGGGCGACGGCACCGCTTGGGAGGATATCGTAACTGCGTATTCGCGGCGGATATTCAACCTGGCGTATCGATTCACCTCGAATGCCGAAGCGGCTGAGGACCTTACACAAGAGGTTTTCATCCGTGTTTACCGTTCGCTCGACCAATACGACGCGAAGCAGGGCGACCTTTCGAACTGGCTTATGCGGTTGGCCCGCAATTTGATAATCGACGATTACCGGCATCGGGCCCGTAATCCGCAAAACTCGATGGCAGATGCCGTCGATGACCATACATATCACCTTCGTGCGGTCGGTAATTCCGCACAGAGGGAAATGGAACGCAAGGAACTCGCGGGCCAGATACAAAAGGGCATCGACAAACTGCCGGAAGACCTCAGGACGTGCGTGATACTTCGCGATATCGAGGAACTCACCTATCAGGAGATTGTCGATCTGCTGCAGATACCCGAAGGCACGGTAAAATCACGCATTAATCGCGGCAGGATCGAACTTGCAAAGATTTTGAGACGGATGCGAGTGGTTTCGATCTGA